One region of Paraburkholderia phymatum STM815 genomic DNA includes:
- a CDS encoding type VI secretion system accessory protein TagJ: protein MTMSRVSLATRLDDVQGMIRREPTAAGHRWTLFQLLCVTQQWERAVQQLQVFAQLNPQQVQAAQAYRDLIRAERWRTKVLDGLAQPGFVIGPPSWVENLAEALRLTAAGQSDAADAIRESALDQAPLVRGGGANHSFEWIADSDSRLGPVCEIITAGRYRWLPFSDIAAWEIGRPATMVDFVWAPCLLTLVDGATVRGFMPARFPSVADATYDSAVLDALRLGNMTIWTDAGLTGVLAEGRKTWATSAGDVGLFELDVCTFGCDADRGSVDSVDGMAMQDEGGVDGAA, encoded by the coding sequence ATGACGATGTCGCGCGTATCGCTCGCCACACGCCTGGATGACGTGCAGGGCATGATTCGCCGGGAACCCACCGCTGCAGGTCACCGCTGGACCTTGTTCCAGCTGCTCTGCGTGACGCAGCAGTGGGAGCGGGCGGTCCAGCAACTGCAGGTTTTCGCGCAATTGAATCCCCAGCAGGTGCAGGCTGCACAGGCGTACCGCGACCTGATCCGCGCCGAACGGTGGCGCACGAAGGTCCTGGATGGACTTGCGCAGCCTGGTTTTGTTATCGGTCCCCCATCGTGGGTCGAAAATCTCGCTGAGGCGCTGCGTCTGACGGCGGCTGGGCAAAGTGATGCCGCCGACGCCATTCGTGAATCAGCGCTGGATCAAGCGCCGCTCGTGCGCGGCGGCGGAGCAAATCATTCGTTTGAGTGGATCGCCGACAGCGATTCACGTCTCGGCCCTGTCTGCGAAATCATCACGGCAGGACGCTACCGCTGGCTGCCTTTTTCCGATATTGCGGCTTGGGAAATCGGGCGTCCGGCGACGATGGTTGATTTCGTCTGGGCACCGTGCCTGCTCACGCTCGTCGACGGTGCCACGGTTCGTGGGTTTATGCCCGCGCGTTTCCCGTCCGTCGCGGACGCGACGTACGACAGCGCCGTTCTCGATGCGCTGCGCCTCGGCAATATGACGATCTGGACGGATGCGGGCCTCACCGGTGTGCTCGCGGAAGGCCGCAAGACGTGGGCAACCAGTGCCGGCGATGTGGGACTGTTCGAGCTGGATGTCTGTACGTTTGGCTGTGACGCGGACCGTGGGTCGGTCGACAGCGTTGACGGGATGGCAATGCAGGATGAAGGGGGCGTCGATGGAGCGGCGTAG
- a CDS encoding TagK domain-containing protein: MHFFRLLRRHQSPATRAEPEAFTAAHAFTRKGTGTPEADSDPLAMFDEKQPEDYLRGSTAIFGLIGSRPALEADAVSRTSAQTDTDDLISILHRQYCQALANPFGLAPAADWETLAEPSGHHVHSESGLPVDPHFYNAGHDSIEALLSGAQLLDHAFGPLRESDLGSLPESEPVPEILRLFAPPEYLASAFRSMALLPPTLARREHHSLGIDSPLPMPEVSQTGDAS; this comes from the coding sequence ATGCATTTCTTCCGGCTGCTCCGTCGTCACCAATCGCCCGCGACCCGCGCTGAACCCGAGGCGTTCACGGCAGCGCACGCGTTCACCCGGAAGGGCACTGGCACGCCGGAAGCGGATAGCGATCCGCTTGCTATGTTTGATGAAAAGCAACCGGAAGACTATCTGCGAGGCAGTACAGCCATCTTTGGCCTCATTGGCTCCCGTCCCGCGCTGGAGGCCGACGCAGTATCCCGGACGTCGGCGCAAACCGATACAGACGATCTGATCTCCATCCTGCATAGACAGTACTGCCAGGCGCTGGCCAATCCGTTTGGCCTGGCACCTGCCGCTGATTGGGAAACCCTGGCTGAACCGTCTGGCCACCACGTGCACAGCGAGTCCGGTCTGCCGGTTGACCCGCATTTTTACAACGCCGGCCATGACTCCATCGAAGCGCTGCTATCAGGTGCGCAATTGCTGGATCATGCCTTTGGTCCGCTTAGGGAGAGCGACCTGGGAAGCCTGCCGGAATCCGAACCGGTGCCGGAGATCCTGCGCCTCTTTGCCCCACCCGAATATCTGGCTTCAGCTTTCCGTTCGATGGCGTTGCTACCGCCTACACTCGCGCGTCGCGAACACCATTCACTGGGTATCGACAGTCCACTACCTATGCCAGAAGTAAGCCAGACCGGGGATGCATCATGA
- the tssE gene encoding type VI secretion system baseplate subunit TssE, translating to MERRRRKADGTQTASTPRRHDTFLMPTLLDRLRDDAPHRQHEAPGEYAVTRAQMRDIVQRDLAYLLNTTNIEEQVDRARYPEAAASTVNFGVPPLAGKFTATRQWADIEIIIKQAITDFEPRLVPGSLSVAPLPDKDGEVQYNALAFEVRGLISMDPYPLEFLVQSSLDLETSQLNVSGARAV from the coding sequence ATGGAGCGGCGTAGACGCAAAGCCGACGGCACGCAGACCGCCAGCACGCCCCGGCGGCACGATACTTTTCTAATGCCCACGCTGCTGGACCGGCTGCGGGATGACGCACCACACCGGCAGCACGAGGCGCCCGGCGAGTATGCCGTGACGCGCGCGCAGATGCGCGACATCGTCCAGCGCGATCTGGCGTACCTGCTCAACACGACCAACATCGAGGAGCAGGTTGATCGGGCACGTTACCCCGAGGCCGCAGCATCGACCGTGAATTTCGGGGTGCCGCCGCTGGCCGGTAAGTTCACGGCCACCCGTCAATGGGCCGACATCGAAATCATCATCAAACAGGCAATTACGGATTTCGAGCCGCGTCTCGTACCGGGCAGCCTCAGCGTGGCGCCGCTACCGGACAAGGATGGCGAAGTTCAGTACAACGCGCTCGCGTTTGAGGTGCGCGGACTGATCAGCATGGATCCCTACCCCCTGGAATTCCTGGTGCAGAGTTCACTTGACCTGGAGACCAGCCAGCTTAACGTCAGCGGTGCACGCGCCGTCTGA